From the genome of Sulfurimonas paralvinellae:
TTCATTAAGCCTCTTTTGTCTGGGCATTGAGCTTTGCGGCTTTGAGTGTGTTACTTAGCAGCATGGCAATTGTCATTGGTCCTACACCGCCCGGTACAGGTGTGATATAAGAGCATTTTTTACTGACGTTTTCAAAATCTACGTCACCGACAAGTTTACCGTTGTCCGCTCTGTTTATACCGATGTCAATGATAATAGCACCATCTTTTACCATATCTTCTTTGATGAGATTGATAACACCGACGCCTACTAAGATAATATCAGCCTGAAGCGTGTGTTTTTTCAAATCATCTGTAAATATATGGCAGATTTCAACAGTGGCATCTGCATTTAAAAGAAGACTTGCCATTGGCTTGCCTACAATGTTTGAAGCACCGACAACACAACAGTTTTTACCTTTAACGTCAATGTGGTATTCAGCAAGAAGTTCCATAACACCAAGTGGTGTACACGGCACAAAACCATCCAGATTTGTAACGAGTCGGCCAACGTTGTAAGGGTGGAAACCATCAACATCTTTCGCAGGATCAACAAGCTCTAAGATCTTTGTAGTGTCGATTTGCGGAGGAAGAGGGAGCTGTACCAAGATACCATCGATATTTGGATTTTGGTTCATCATCTTAATGGTGTTTTCTATGGCTTCTTGAGAGATATCTTCAGGCATTTCATGCGAAACCGAATAAAATCCGACACGGTCACATGCTTTTTTCTTCATACTTACATAAGCTTGGCTGGCCGGATCCTGACCAACAAGAATAACAGCTAAACCAGGAGTTCTACCTGTCTCTTCTTTAAGTTTTACGACTTCAGAAGCAACATTTTTTTCTATTTTTTGTGCAAGAGCTTTACCATCAAGAATCTGCATTTAAACCTCATAAATATTATTTTTGATATTATACACTTTTAAACTAATATTAGGCTAATGCAAATAATGAAATATATACTTTTACTTCTGACTCCATGGTGTCTTTTTGCCAGTAGTTCTTTTATAACACAACGGGAATATGCCTCCCAACTTTACAAAAACCCCCGCGGTATTGCCTGTGGTCGTTGTCATGGTGCAAAAGGTGAAGGTAAATTGATCGCAAACTATGTTCATAAGAACAAGAAAAAGAGCTTTATAGGACCGCGAATAAACAATATAAAATATACAGAATTTTTCAAAGCACTCAACACAAGAAAAAAGGGAATGCCTCGTTATTATTTAACACCAAAAGAGATAGAAGCACTCTACTTTTATCTCCATCAAAACGACAAGAAAAAGGTCAAAAATGTTCAGTGAGATACAACAGGCTTATGAAAAAAGAGACTTGGAAACTTTAGACACTCTTGCAAAACCGACATTTCGGGAGATAAATAAGCGTCAAGATTTTCGCTCTGTTTTGATGCTCTCTGCAAATAACATAAAGCATCTTTCCAAGATAGAATCACTTGATGCGGAGTGCATTATGCTGAACCTTGAAGACGGCGTGGCAAAAGAGGAAAAACCCTTTGCTCTTGTTTTGGCAGCAATATTTTTAAGCAGACTCAAAAAGTGTGATAAAAAACTGGTTGTCCGTGTCAATGCACTTAATGAAGGTGGCTATGAAGAGATAACCTACTTGAATCAGTTTATGCCTGATGCCATTCGTGTGCCAAAGATACGCAACCAAAAAGAGGTTCGTGATATTCTGCACCTTTTAAATGATGACATAGAACTGCATCTCTCCATAGAAACAGCCGATGCTTGGCATAATCTTGCGACATTGGCTATAAATAAACGTGTGACTACATTCTATTTGGGAGTTTTGGATCTCTTTGCCGACATGGGATTGCCGCAGAGTTTGATAAAGCTTGACAATCCGACAATGCACTATATGCTTTCACATTTTCTCATTACAACAAGAGCAATGCATGTAAAACCTGCCTCTTTTGTCTTTCAGGAATATAAAGATATGGATACTTTTACAAAATGGTTGGAGTTGGAACACGCTATGGGGTATGATGCAAAAGGGTGCATCACTCCAAAACAGGCAGAACTTGTCAATAAAATATTTGTAAATAAAGAAGAAGAGATTAAAAGAGCCAAGGTGATTGTCAAACTCTTTGAGATGCACCGAGAGGAAGGTATAACGGGCTTTGTGGATGAGGAGTACGGTTTTATAGACGAGCCCATCTACAAAGGGGCTCTAAAGCTGCTTACATCCCAATAACATTATACATTCTGGCTAAAGCATCGTAATAGCTGTAATAATCAACCACTAAAGAAGATTTTGCATCTATATAGCTTTGGCGTGCCTGTTGGAGTTCTATGTAGTCTGAGAGACCGTTCTCATATCTTTTTTGTGCCTGAACGAATTTCTCCATGGCAGCCTGCAATAGAGCCTGAGCTAGCTCTACAGTATCTTTTGATTCATTGAGATTATTGTAGGCATCTGCTACATCTTTTTTGATTTGTAGTTTTAAAAACTCCAGTTTTGCTTGTGAGATGTTCTGTTGAATGATATTTTTTTGGATATTAGCAGAACTTGAACCACCATTATAGAGATTCCATTGCAGATTGACCGCTGCCTGCCACTTATTTTCGGGAATCACACTTTTGAGATCATCATTCTCTTGTTGTTTTGTATAGTTTGCATTAAGATAGAGAGAGGGATAGTATTGTGATTTTGCAACGTTTACATTTTCCTGTGAGACTTTCAGTAGGGCAGAGGACTCTTTAATGGCGTATCTATGTTCATAAGCATACGTCACCGATTGAGGAAAATCATATTTATACTCTGTGAGTGTATCATAAATGTTATCTAAATTAAGCTTTTGCGGGACGACAACAAACTCTGTCTGAATATCTTTGACACCAATGACCTTTTTGAGGTTCTCATAAGCAGATTTGAGTTTGTAGTTGACCCTTTTCATATCTATCTTCGCCTGAATGACATTGACCGTTGCATCAGAGATATCGATTTTTGTTT
Proteins encoded in this window:
- the folD gene encoding bifunctional methylenetetrahydrofolate dehydrogenase/methenyltetrahydrofolate cyclohydrolase FolD, with amino-acid sequence MQILDGKALAQKIEKNVASEVVKLKEETGRTPGLAVILVGQDPASQAYVSMKKKACDRVGFYSVSHEMPEDISQEAIENTIKMMNQNPNIDGILVQLPLPPQIDTTKILELVDPAKDVDGFHPYNVGRLVTNLDGFVPCTPLGVMELLAEYHIDVKGKNCCVVGASNIVGKPMASLLLNADATVEICHIFTDDLKKHTLQADIILVGVGVINLIKEDMVKDGAIIIDIGINRADNGKLVGDVDFENVSKKCSYITPVPGGVGPMTIAMLLSNTLKAAKLNAQTKEA
- a CDS encoding c-type cytochrome, yielding MKYILLLLTPWCLFASSSFITQREYASQLYKNPRGIACGRCHGAKGEGKLIANYVHKNKKKSFIGPRINNIKYTEFFKALNTRKKGMPRYYLTPKEIEALYFYLHQNDKKKVKNVQ
- a CDS encoding HpcH/HpaI aldolase/citrate lyase family protein, translating into MFSEIQQAYEKRDLETLDTLAKPTFREINKRQDFRSVLMLSANNIKHLSKIESLDAECIMLNLEDGVAKEEKPFALVLAAIFLSRLKKCDKKLVVRVNALNEGGYEEITYLNQFMPDAIRVPKIRNQKEVRDILHLLNDDIELHLSIETADAWHNLATLAINKRVTTFYLGVLDLFADMGLPQSLIKLDNPTMHYMLSHFLITTRAMHVKPASFVFQEYKDMDTFTKWLELEHAMGYDAKGCITPKQAELVNKIFVNKEEEIKRAKVIVKLFEMHREEGITGFVDEEYGFIDEPIYKGALKLLTSQ
- a CDS encoding TolC family protein encodes the protein MKLFFYCFIILLTLDLHAKEIDNVDELIEYALKNAPDLQITAKQYEAASQRKEQVFGYFLPKVDLRLSGGEMGSSNIPANPDDMKQTNFLLGNLSLQQLLYDFGKTGATYDNFKYQEESFGMHNLQTISDKIRDVKHAYYFVLRSIALIDVAKENLKLNEAQLYRAKRYYAAGIKTKIDISDATVNVIQAKIDMKRVNYKLKSAYENLKKVIGVKDIQTEFVVVPQKLNLDNIYDTLTEYKYDFPQSVTYAYEHRYAIKESSALLKVSQENVNVAKSQYYPSLYLNANYTKQQENDDLKSVIPENKWQAAVNLQWNLYNGGSSSANIQKNIIQQNISQAKLEFLKLQIKKDVADAYNNLNESKDTVELAQALLQAAMEKFVQAQKRYENGLSDYIELQQARQSYIDAKSSLVVDYYSYYDALARMYNVIGM